The following proteins are co-located in the Nomia melanderi isolate GNS246 chromosome 1, iyNomMela1, whole genome shotgun sequence genome:
- the SPARC gene encoding secreted protein, acidic, cysteine-rich, producing the protein MGTKLHLLLLALLLMGLLMDASAQMRRRKHRRRTTTTTEATVEDEVMNTLEADEIAEKAVEDAEVTVEDGGNEVGSKRQSLLRMDPCMDKHCGAGRVCKVVDEDVAECVCVDVCDEEVDPRRKVCTNYNETFGSDCEVHQARCFCDTGDARCRGTDYQHVHIVYYGECRQMPMCKEEDMADFPRRMRDWLFNIMRDLADRQELPSHFLKMQREAETNLTLRWTNAAIWKWCDLDGHPHDRTVSRHELFPIRAPLMALEHCIAPFLDSCDINDDHNISLLEWGKCLQLEQENLEDKCDELVEAANVG; encoded by the exons ATGGGGACAAAATTGCATCTCCTTTTACTTGCGTTGCTCTTGATGGGTCTTCTGATGGACGCGTCAGCTCAAATG CGGCGAAGGAAACATCGACGTCGTACAACCACGACAACGGAAGCCACCGTTGAAGATGAGGTCATGAACACGCTCGAGGCTGACGAAATAGCCGAGAAGGCAGTGGAGGACGCTGAGGTCACCGTCGAAGATGGTGGAAACGAGGTTGGATCGAAGCGTCAGAGCTTGCTCCGTATGGACCCGTGCATGGATAAACACTGTGGCGCAGGACGAGTCTGCAAG GTAGTTGACGAAGACGTAGCCGAATGCGTTTGCGTCGACGTATGCGACGAAGAAGTCGACCCTAGACGAAAAGTTTGCACGAATTACAATGAAACCTTCGGCAGTGACTGTGAAGTGCACCAAGCGCGTTGCTTCTGTGACACCGGAGACGCCAGGTGCAGAGGCACTGACTATCAACACGTTCACATTGTGTACTATGGTGAATGTCGACAGATGCCT ATGTGCAAAGAAGAAGACATGGCGGACTTCCCAAGGCGCATGCGCGACTGGCTCTTCAACATCATGAGAGATTTAGCCGATCGCCAAGAATTGCCTTCTCACTTCTTGAAAATGCAACGCGAGGcggaaactaatttaacattgCGTTGGACCAACGCTGCCATTTGGAAGTGGTGTGATTTGGACGGCCACCCTCATGACAGAACTGTTTCTAGGCACGAACTCTTCCCTATTCGGGCACCATTAATGGCTCTGGAGCATTGTATCGCGCCATTCCTCGATTCATGCGACATCAATGACGACCATAATATTTCCCTTCTCGAGTGGGGTAAATGTTTACAGCTTGAACag GAGAATCTGGAAGACAAATGTGACGAGCTAGTGGAAGCAGCGAACGTTggctaa
- the rin gene encoding ras GTPase-activating protein-binding protein 2, whose product MVMEASPSPQNVGREFVRQYYTLLNQAPAHLHRFYNQHSSFVHGGLDSNRESTPAIGQKQIHQKIQQLNFRDCHAKISQVDSQLTLENGVVVQVSGELSNAGQPMRRFTQTFVLAIQAPKTYYVHNDIFRYQDLIFPDEEEADVGGVEGGVGESGEREGEEGGRSEPEEDEHQNQGQQLSAPATSTEPQVQPPLIPAQQPVLQQQQQMYYAPPPQQSHVLPVMQQVLNGSVHEETPLISQPPPPPQQQQQQQQQPPPPPPAQQHQYINESSSQTQFVQEAELDNSAEQQQQTESEAQTQSTENREQPETETFNTTTQESEPEHQVSNTNVTSSGPKTYANLVKSFPSTTGATSPQAPKLSMSPPPMTNLRLDDRSPLHPSNSGPVLGASTNVSTPQQQTHRVGNQQPQQHQQQRAPRGGGVQRDGDRRGTRQSQYSDAHQLFLGNLPHNASEDDLRQIFEPYGRVVELRIHSKPNDRCKGPQGNNTGKVPNYGFITFEDKQVVSMVLQNLPIYYPAENGQKLNVEEKKVRPRGTIDGSGGRLNANDANMRAMGGQQQQQQQRGPGGPGVMRGGQHGARGGRGGFSRGGDGGRGGGGMRQPGNPSNPSYQNRR is encoded by the exons ATGGTCATGGAGGCATCCCCTTCTCCACAAAATGTCGGTCGTGAATTTGTCCGACAATATTACACTTTACTTAATCAGGCTCCAGCACACCTCCATAG GTTTTACAATCAGCATTCTTCCTTCGTGCATGGCGGACTCGATTCCAATAGAGAATCAACTCCAGCAATCGGTCAAAAGCAAATACATCAGAAAATTCAGCAACTAAACTTTAGGGACTGTCACGCTAAAATAAGTCAGGTTGATTCACAGCTGACTCTTGAAAATGGTGTTGTTGTACAA gtATCTGGAGAACTCTCTAATGCGGGCCAGCCAATGCGTCGCTTCACGCAAACCTTTGTGTTGGCAATACAAGCACCAAAAACATACTATGTACATAACGATATATTCCGTTACCAAGATTTGATCTTTCCTGACGAGGAGGAAGCAGATGTAGGTGGTGTAGAAGGGGGTGTAGGTGAGTCCGGTGAGAGGGAAGGGGAGGAGGGAGGGCGTTCTGAGCCCGAGGAAGATGAACATCAAAATCAAGGGCAGCAACTTTCAGCGCCAGCCACATCTACCGAACCGCAAGTCCAGCCACCGCTTATTCCTGCACAACAACCTGTACttcaacaacaacagcaaaTGTACTATGCGCCACCACCACAACAGTCTCAC GTACTTCCGGTAATGCAACAAGTTTTAAATGGTTCAGTTCATGAAGAAACTCCTCTGATCAgccaaccaccaccaccaccacagcagcagcagcaacaacagcagcagccgccaccgccgccacctgCACAGCAGCACCAGTATATTAATGAATCCTCGTCACAGACACAGTTTGTACAAGAAGCGGAGTTAGACAACTCGGCTGAGCAACAGCAACAAACCGAGAGTGAGGCACAAACTCAGTCCACTGAAAACCGTGAGCAGCCTGAGACTGAGACATTTAATACCACTACTCAGGAATCTGAACCGGAACACCAAGTATCAAATACGAATGTGACCAGTAGTGGACCAAAAACGTATGCCAATCTTGTAAAGTCCTTCCCGAGTACTACTGGTGCTACTAGTCCTCAGGCTCCCAAGTTGTCTATGTCGccg CCTCCAATGACGAACTTGCGTTTGGATGATAGATCACCGTTGCATCCATCTAACAGTGGTCCAGTGCTTGGTGCATCGACTAATGTTTCTACGCCTCAGCAGCAGACTCATAGAGTTGGGAATCAACAGCCACAGCAACATCAACAGCAACGGGCTCCAAGAGGAGGAGGAGTACAACGAG acGGTGATCGCCGTGGTACGAGGCAAAGTCAATACAGTGACGCACACCAACTGTTTCTTGGAAATTTGCCGCACAACGCGTCGGAGGATGATTTACGGCAAATATTCGAACCTTACGGCAGGGTAGTGGAGCTGCGAATACACAGTAAACCGAATGATAGATGCAAAGGACCGCAAGGAAATAATACAGGAAAAGTGCCTAATTACGGATTTATCACCTTCGAAGACAAACAAGTTGTTAGCATGGTGTTACAGAATCTG CCGATTTATTATCCTGCGGAGAATGGACAAAAATTAAATGTGGAAGAGAAGAAAGTCAGGCCTAGGGGAACGATAGACGGAAGCGGTGGTCGATTAAATGCAAACGACGCTAATATGAGAGCAATGGGCggacaacaacagcagcaacaacagagAGGCCCTG GTGGTCCCGGTGTAATGAGAGGTGGACAACATGGTGCGAGAGGTGGTCGCGGAGGATTTTCACGAGGTGGCGACGGAGGAAGGGGAGGTGGTGGAATGAGGCAACCTGGCAACCCAAGCAATCCAAGCTACCAGAACCGCCGCTAA